The region GGGCAAGGACGCGGCGCCCGTGTCGATCACCGAGGACGACAAGGTGCCCACGCCCCGCGCGGACATCCTCAAGGGTGACGGCGCGCTCTTCGACAACACCTCGGCGACGGACGCCACGGTCACCTCGGTCGACCTGCCGACGTCCGCCGCGGCCAAGGGAGTTCAGTACACCCTGACCTCCTCCTCGGACCGCACCAAGGCGCCGGGCGGCTGGGTCCTGCAGGGCTCATCCGACGGCACCACGTGGACCGACCTCGACAAGCGCTCCGGCGAGTCCTTCACGTGGGACAAGCAGACCCGGGTGTTCTCGGTCGCGCATCCGGGCTCGTACACGCACTACCGCCTGGTCCTCGACAGCGAGGCGACGCTCGCGGAGGTGGAACTGCTGGGCTAGCACCCTCATGTGGGCGGGGCGGGCGCGGAGATCACTCTCCGCGCCCGCCCTGCTGTGCCCCCCGGGCTCAGCCGGCCTTGGGCAGCGTGTAGAACTCGTTCGGGTCGCCGGCGAGGGAGGCCTTAATACCGGCGCTCCACTCGTCGGCCAGGACCTCGAAACGGCCGGCCTCCACACCGTCGAGCGCGGTACGGACGACGTCCGCGGGGTCGGTCTTCTCGCCGTCGTAGTGCGCCATCATGTCGGTGTCGGCGGATCCCAGGTGCAGGCCGGTGACCTGGGTCCCCTGGCCGTGCAGTTCGAGGCGGACGGCGTTGGTCAGACTCCATTCGGCGGCCTTCGCGGCACCGTAGGCGTTGGAGTAGTCGTAGGAGAACCAGGACATGGCCGACAGGACGTTGAGGATGGCCCCACCGCCGCCCGCGGCCAGCACCGGAGCGAAGGCGCGGATCATGTCCAGCGTCCCGTAGAAGTGCGTGTCCATCTCCGTGCGGATCGCGTCGAGGTCGCCGGTCACGAGGTTCGCGTACGTGTTGCTGCCCGCGTTGTTGACCAGCAGAGTGACGTCCTGCGCGGTCGCCGCCGCGGCTGCGACCGACGCCGGGTCGGTGATGTCCAGCCGCAGCACCTCCACACCGGGGATGTCGACGAGTTCGGGGGTGCGCGCCGTGGCGTAGACCTTCGCCGCGCCCCGCTCCAGCAACTGCAGGGCGAAGTGACGGCCGATGCCGCGATTGGCGCCGGTGACGAGGGCGGTGGAACCGTGGATCTTCATGCTGACTCCCGTGAGGACTCCGTATCGGGCCGTTCGCGGGCTACGCTAAAACCTGACGTTGACGTCAGAGGCAAGTATGTGTGGCCCGGGTCACCCTCGGCCGGGGTCCGACCGATCCATGAGGAGGGGCGCCATGCGCATCGGGGAGCTGGCCGGCCGGGCGGGCGTGAGCGTGCGGGCGCTGCGCTACTACGAGGAGCAGAACCTGCTCACCTCCGAGCGCAGCCCCAGCGGGCAGCGGCACTATCCCGAGAGCGCGGTCGAGCGCGTCCAGTTGATCCAGCAGCTCTACGCCGCCGGGCTGGCGAGCAAGTCGATCGTGGGCCTGATGCCCTGCGTGGTGACCGGCGAGGTGACACCCGAGCTGCTCGAACGGCTTGAGGCCGAGCGGGATCGCATCGACGCGCAGATCAGCGGCCTCGCCCGGACCCGGGACAAGCTCGACGGCATCATCACCCTGGCCGACGCGTCCGCCCGCGCGGGCCGGCCCTGCCCCCACTGACGAGCGACAGGACCGGCCCTCCTGCGAAGGCCTCAGCTCACCGCGAGGGTGAACACATGCAGGTCGGCGTTGTCCGGCAGCTTGACGCTCCTGACGGTCTTGCCGGACGGGGCCTGGAAGGGCTTGGTGGCGAAGACGTACGTCGCCACCGGGTCCTTGTCGGCGCCCGCGACATTGCGGTACGCGGTCCTGGCGACGATCTCGTTGCCGTACTGGACGGTGCCACCTCCGCCGCCGACGGTCCAGTCGGTGAAGGAGAGGTCGACGGAGTCCGTGCTGCCGTCGGTGTAGGTGACGGTCGCGTGGGTCTGCTGGTTGCCGTTGACCGCGCTGCCGATGAAGGACAACCGGTCGGCCGGGTGGGCGAGTTCGATGGTCTGGGCGGTCGCCGAGGCGTTGTCGGGGCGACCGGCGGGCGAGTCGGGCCAGGTGTAGGTGAGGCCGTCCACGGTGCCCTGGGTGCCGGGGGTCAGGCCTCCGGCGGCGAGGGCCTGACGGGAGTAGCTCCAGCCGCCGCCGTCGTAGTCGGCCTCGTCGTGGTCGCCGGTGTCGTCGGAGACACCGGTGTTGTTGTAGGCGGCCAGGAGAGAGCCGGGCGCCGCGACGGTCAGGGCGACCGGCTGCTCGTACGAGGTGGCGGCCGACGTCACAGTGACCTTGACGTCGTAGAAACCCTGCTGGGCGGTGTCACCGGCGGACAGGGTGATCTCCTGAGTTCCGTCGGTCACGGTGCCCTCGGCGGGGGTCGCGGTCACTCCGGCCGGGGTGTCCACCTTGAAGCGGACCTCGGGGCCGGTGCCGCCGCTCAGCGCGAGGGCACGGATGTCGAGCTTCGTGCTGCCGCCGGGTGCGAGCGTCGCCGCGGTCGGGCCGACACCGATCTGGTACGGCTGCTCGCCCTCCCGGAAGGACGGCGGGGCGGCCGCCGGGTCACTGCCCCAGGTGCGGTTCGGGGTACCGGAGAGGGTGTAGTCGAGCGTCCCGCCGTCGCGGACGAAGGAGGCGGGCAGCCAAGGGCGTTCGCTGGTACGGCCGTCCACCTTCAGCGACTGCACGTACGGGGCGTCCGCGGCGGCGCCGTTCGCCCGGATCTCGATGTCGTTGCCGCCGGGCCGGTTGATCTCCACCCGCGTGAACAGCGGTGAGGCGAGGACGAGTTCGGCGCGGGAAGGAACCTGCGGATACATGCCGAGCGCGGAGAAGACGTACCAGGACGACATCTCCCCGAGGTCGTCGTTCCCGGGGATGCCGCCCGGCTGGGTGGACCACAGCCCGTTCATCGCGGCGCGGACGGTCTCCTGCGTCTTGTAGGGCGCGCCCGCGTAGGCGTACAGGTAGGGCACGTTGATCGACGGCTCGTTGTCCAGCTCCGACTTGTCGCCGCCGCTGCCCGAGAAGGCCCAGCTGCCGTCGGCGTTGTGGAAGAAGGCGTCGAGGCGGTCGAGTGCCTTGTCCCGGCCGCCCATCGCGGCGAAGAGCCCGGCCGGGTTGTGCTGCACCATCCAGGTGTACTGGGCGGCCGTACCCTCCACGAATCCGTTGCCGGTCGCCGGGGTGAAGCCGGTGACCCAGCTGCCGTCCGCCTTGCGGTTGGCGACGTAGCCACCGCTCGGGTCGGCCGCGATGTTGAAGTTGTTCTGCCACCACTGGGAGCGCCGGGCGAAGTCGGCGGCCGTCTGCTTCTTCCCCGCCGCCGTGGCGAGCTGGGAGAGCGCGAAGTCCGCGCCGGACATCTCGAGGGTCTCGGCGGCGCCGCCCCAGGCATTGGACACGGACGGCATGTAGTGCTGCTTGAGGTACTTGTCCAGCGACGGCCGCTGTCCGACGGACAGGACCGGCTTGCCCGAGGAGGAGAGGTCGCCCTCGGTCGGCACGGTCGCCGCCTCGACCAGCGAGTCCAGCGCGTCGCGCAGGTCGAAGTCGGTGCCGCCGAAGGCCCGGATGCCGGCGAGCGCGGTCGGGGACGGGTCGCCGTTCATGACGTGGGTGCCGCTCGCGCCGTGCAGCCAGCGGTCCCAGACGCCGCCGTTCTGCCGGGCGAGTTCGAGCAGCGACTGCGCGATGTCCGAGCCGGTGTCCGGGCTGAGCAGGGTCAGCAGCTGGACCTGGGAGCGGTAGACGTCCCAGCCGGAGAAGGTGCCGTACTGGGCCCGGTGGCCGCGCCCGACGACATGGACCTTGTCGTCGGGGCCCCGGTATCTGCGGTCGGCGTCACTGATGACGTTCGGGTGCAGAAGGGCGTGGTAGAGCGCGGTGTAGAAGGTGGTGCGGTCGGCCTCGCTGCCGCCGCCGACCCTGATCGCGCCGAGCTGGTCGCGCCAGGCGCGGTGGGCGGCGTCCTGGACCGAGGCGAAGGAGCGGGACGGCGGGTTCTCGGCCGCGAGGTTGGCGGCGGCGCCCGCCTGGCTGACGTACGAGATGCCGACCTTGACGTTCACGGGGTCGGTGCCGGGCTCGAACTCCACATAGCCGCCCGCGCCCTTGCCCGCGACGGGACGGCCGCCGCTGGCGAAGCCGCCGGTGCCGCCGCTCGCCTCCGTGGACCCCGGGCTCAGCTTGTCGTCCTGCCAGGTGCCGGTCGACTTGAAGTCGCGGTCGAAGCGGGCGGTGAAGTAGACCGTGTAGTAGGCGCGTTGGCCCTCGGGGTCGAGGTAGCCGCAGAAGTTCCCGGAGGTGACGGACCCGGAGACGGTACGGGTCCCCGGGTCGATCTTCAGAGTCGAATCGGTCGAACCGACCTCGGAGTTGGCGCTGCGGACCAGCAGTGAGGCGGGCTTGTCGGCGGGGAAGGTGAAGCGGCCCGAGCCGGTGCGCGCGGTCGCGGTGAGGTCAGCGGTGACGCCGGAGGCGAGGCCGACCTTGTAGTGGCCGGGCTCGGCGGTCTCGTCGGTGTGCGCGAAGTCGGCCGCGTACACCGCGTCCTTGGTGTCGCTCGCCGGGGAGGACGTGACCTCACCGGCGTACGGGAAGAAGGGGATGTCGCCGCTGCCGCCCGCGCAGCCCGTGCCGGACATGTGGGTGAGGCTGAAGCCCCTGACACGGGTGGCGTCGTACTGGTAACCGCCGGGCGCGGCCGTACGGGTGGCGTCGCCGCGGGTGTTCTCGGGGCTCCAGGAGAGCATGCCGAAGGGCACGACGGCGCCGGGGAAGACGTTTCCGCCGTTCTTGGTGCCGATGAGCGGGTCGACGTAGGTGGTGGGGTCCCGGACGAGGTCCGGTGGTGCGGTGGTGGCGGCTGCCGCGGGGGTGACGGCGGGGGTGATCCCGGCGGCCGCCAGGGCGACGGCGAGCAGGACGGATGACGGACGGAAACGCATGACGCGGCCCCTCCTCCTTCGGACGGGTCGCGCACCACAGGTCGCACAAGCCGCAGGGACAGTAACGTGCGCCACGGGTACCACGGAAGACCGCGTGCGGCCCACGGACGCGCTCGGCGCACACCCCTATGGCGCAACGCGCCCCCACTGGTCTCCCAACTCGCTTGACATCGTTGTCGATTGAGACGGTAGAGTCATGTACAGACCATCAGACAACGTTGTCG is a window of Streptomyces mirabilis DNA encoding:
- a CDS encoding SDR family oxidoreductase — translated: MKIHGSTALVTGANRGIGRHFALQLLERGAAKVYATARTPELVDIPGVEVLRLDITDPASVAAAAATAQDVTLLVNNAGSNTYANLVTGDLDAIRTEMDTHFYGTLDMIRAFAPVLAAGGGGAILNVLSAMSWFSYDYSNAYGAAKAAEWSLTNAVRLELHGQGTQVTGLHLGSADTDMMAHYDGEKTDPADVVRTALDGVEAGRFEVLADEWSAGIKASLAGDPNEFYTLPKAG
- a CDS encoding MerR family transcriptional regulator, yielding MRIGELAGRAGVSVRALRYYEEQNLLTSERSPSGQRHYPESAVERVQLIQQLYAAGLASKSIVGLMPCVVTGEVTPELLERLEAERDRIDAQISGLARTRDKLDGIITLADASARAGRPCPH
- a CDS encoding GH92 family glycosyl hydrolase, giving the protein MRFRPSSVLLAVALAAAGITPAVTPAAAATTAPPDLVRDPTTYVDPLIGTKNGGNVFPGAVVPFGMLSWSPENTRGDATRTAAPGGYQYDATRVRGFSLTHMSGTGCAGGSGDIPFFPYAGEVTSSPASDTKDAVYAADFAHTDETAEPGHYKVGLASGVTADLTATARTGSGRFTFPADKPASLLVRSANSEVGSTDSTLKIDPGTRTVSGSVTSGNFCGYLDPEGQRAYYTVYFTARFDRDFKSTGTWQDDKLSPGSTEASGGTGGFASGGRPVAGKGAGGYVEFEPGTDPVNVKVGISYVSQAGAAANLAAENPPSRSFASVQDAAHRAWRDQLGAIRVGGGSEADRTTFYTALYHALLHPNVISDADRRYRGPDDKVHVVGRGHRAQYGTFSGWDVYRSQVQLLTLLSPDTGSDIAQSLLELARQNGGVWDRWLHGASGTHVMNGDPSPTALAGIRAFGGTDFDLRDALDSLVEAATVPTEGDLSSSGKPVLSVGQRPSLDKYLKQHYMPSVSNAWGGAAETLEMSGADFALSQLATAAGKKQTAADFARRSQWWQNNFNIAADPSGGYVANRKADGSWVTGFTPATGNGFVEGTAAQYTWMVQHNPAGLFAAMGGRDKALDRLDAFFHNADGSWAFSGSGGDKSELDNEPSINVPYLYAYAGAPYKTQETVRAAMNGLWSTQPGGIPGNDDLGEMSSWYVFSALGMYPQVPSRAELVLASPLFTRVEINRPGGNDIEIRANGAAADAPYVQSLKVDGRTSERPWLPASFVRDGGTLDYTLSGTPNRTWGSDPAAAPPSFREGEQPYQIGVGPTAATLAPGGSTKLDIRALALSGGTGPEVRFKVDTPAGVTATPAEGTVTDGTQEITLSAGDTAQQGFYDVKVTVTSAATSYEQPVALTVAAPGSLLAAYNNTGVSDDTGDHDEADYDGGGWSYSRQALAAGGLTPGTQGTVDGLTYTWPDSPAGRPDNASATAQTIELAHPADRLSFIGSAVNGNQQTHATVTYTDGSTDSVDLSFTDWTVGGGGGTVQYGNEIVARTAYRNVAGADKDPVATYVFATKPFQAPSGKTVRSVKLPDNADLHVFTLAVS